AACTGCGTCCTGTCCCCTTATCAAGGTGGACGTCCTTCATTCATTAAAATactttttaagttttttttttgagcacaAAGAGGAAcaacttttttgttaatttcgtTTGCAAGAGGTTCCACTTAACAGTTTAGCTTTTTTGTCGATCTGTGTGGATGCGTACATGTGTATAAGTGTACAAGTGTGCAAGTgtacaaatgtgcaaatgtaCGAGGTGTTCGCATGACAATGCACTTATATTTGGCAAGGCATACGTATGGAACACACATACGTCATCGCACATGTAAGCGAAAAACTTCCTCACTTTTCTaacattttatgtttaatttaaaaaaaaaaaaaaaaaagttgactgtaacaaaaaatagggtatacggaaaaaaaaaaaaattaaaaaaaaggcacattgCCTCGAATGTACCATGGGGGTTGTTTCACCTGTTGGAAGAAACGtcatgaaaagggaaagaaaagacCTTCATTTATGCATGCGAAGGACGCGTCTAACATGCTGCGTGTACAACAGCATTGGCACATCATGCATACTTATTTGAATAAAGCCTACccatgaaaacaaaatacgCAGGGGTGTGAGGAATCGCATGTGAAGGAAATCAAACGGCGAGCGGGGAACATCACATAAACATACACATGCGAAAGGGGGTAACTTTCTTGTTAAAAATACGACATGGAAAAGGGCGCCCCAGGGGTCTCACAAATCATGGGCAGCTACTatacaaacaaacaaagggGTGGTCAGCCAAACGGGGGTCAGCCAAACGGGGGTCAGCCAAACGGGGATCAGCCAAACGGGGGTCAGCCAAACGGGGATCAGCCAAACGGGGATCAGCCAAACGAGGGTCAACCACGTGGGAGTCAGCCAAACGAAAACAGACACACCGCGCAGGCAAATTCGTGTCCAAATGGGCACAATTTTGTGGGCATGCGCAGtgaacattaaaaatgaaaagcaaactaaccaaaaataaaaaaaaggaaaattaacaTAATACAGGACGGCTACTTAAAAGGAGTAAAACGTGTAGGCATTAAACGAAACAGGAGAGTAACTAATATGCGTACTTCACATCCGTGAAAGGCCACATAAAAGCAAAATCGCGAATGGGTGTATGTGTGCAGAATGCACCAAACGTAACATTTGCAcacactttaaaaaatatgaacatttgagctattttaaaaaaaaaaaaaaaaaaaaagttcatatttttttttaccacatttgtgcatttttttctggagcaaaatggctagctgacTAACTATCTGGCTTGCTATTTGACAAGATGGCGAAATGGCTAACCATACCGCTACGCTAGGGGGTCTTGTCACGCATACAACTGCCTGCGCACAGGCGCACCCCCACCAATTAGTCATACAAACTGTAGTTGAAGTCCTTGATCATGTAGCTCTTCTGAGACTTGACGGTAAGCGGGTTGCAGTCAAACTTATCAGAGTACCTTAGCGGCATGCACAAGAACTCTTTGTCGAAATTTTGGACGTCCATTTGGTCAAACAAGGGGGGTTTAAAAGGCggtttcacctttttgttgaGCACATCATCCCAgttgacatttttaaaaaaaggatgatttttaatttcttctgcGTCGGTAGCTCCTGACCCTAATCTTTTgttgggatttttttcaaataatttctttaacAAATCTACAGCATCGGGTGATAGATAGCAGGGGTATCTCAACGTTTCGTGTTTGATTCTTTCGAACAGGACATCTCTACTGGAACTGTTAAACGGTAATCTTCCAGTTAACATTTCGTATAGCATGATGCCCAGGCTCCACCAGTCCACAGCTTTCCCATGTCCACATTGGTCGATAATTTCTGGGGCTAAATATTCGGGGGTACCACACAACGACGTGGCAGAGTTGTTGTCAGAAATTCCTTCCTTGGATAGGCCAAAATCGGTTAGCCTTATATGACCCATTTCGTCAAGTAACACATTTTCTGGTTTTACATCCCTATAAATTATGTTTAGCTTATGTAAGTATTGCAAAGCTAGGATGATCTCCGCTGTGTAGAAGATGGCCGCTTCTTCGGTAAGCTCTCTCATTTTGGAtaggtgaaaaaataattcccccCCGGGACAGTATTCCAATATGAAATACAATTTCTTGGAGGTCTGAAAAGCGTAGTACAATTTGACAATAAACGGATGAGAGACACACTTTAACACATTCCTTTCGATTTTTGTATGTTCCAATTGATTTCGTGATattatgttttcctttctgAGTATCTTCATCGCGTAGAGCTTGTTGTTTTGGGTATGTTTTACAAGCAACACTTTTCCGTAGGAGCCCCTGCCGATTACCTTTAAGAAGGTGAAGTTATCTGGCCtgagtgattttttttttcttcttcttccataGGACAGAGACAGGGTTTTTCTGAGCCTCCccttcttttgcttctcGTACTCGTCGTGCAGGAACAGGCAGTCGTCGTTCAGCTTGAAGACTTGGCTGTTCCTGCCCTTCTTGTTGATCAGGGGGGAGTTCGCCACGTTCGTCACGTTCGCCATGTTGTTCTTGTAGCATACGTCTCTGTTGGGGTTCGCGGCGAGGTTGTCcatgcaggggggggaaaaaaaaggggggggtcaAATGAGGGCATACGAACGAAGACGATGCATGAAACTTGGAAGATTCACACAACTGGGTAGACGCACACAACTGGGAAGAAGCACACAACTGGGAAGAAGCACACAACTGGGAAGACGCACACAACTGGGTAGACGCACACAACTGGGAAGAAGCACACAACTGGGAAGAAGCACACAACTGGGAAGACGCACACAACTGGGAAGACGCACACAACTCGGCCGATACCATGCCGCGCTGGGAACCGCCACACACGTGTGCACTTTTTCTAACCCCTGGTGCGTCGCATCCTCCTCGCGAGGCCTGTTCTTCGCGCTGCTCCTGAAGGTCCAGTAGTTGGACTTGAACCCCTTGAACTTGGACGATTTGGCAGCTTCGGCCTTCTTAGCGGGGGTAGCCGATTTCTGCTTGCGCATCCCCCCTCGACCTTGTTCCTCTAAGATGGTCTttgcatacatgtacatgttaTTGGTAAGCATGTCTCCATTCTCTCCATGCgcatttttcgaattttgaaaaatgccCCCCTTAGAgtacattttgcaaaaatttcgAATTCCATACGAAGGGGCCCAGCCATATCTTCTGTCTACCtgatttttataattgtTCATCTGGGAATCCGTCGAAAATTCAAGTCCTGCAGTAGTGTTCATTTGCATAAAGTCTTCaatttcctcatttttgtaattatttctctttaaaaatggaaacttGAATAAATGCCCCCTTCTTTTATTGTGATAATCGTAATTGAGTTTAAATAATTTGGTCCTCTCTACACTATTGCGCGAcactccttcttttttcataaGGCAGTTGCTGtgttttctcattttgaCGTGTTTGCTTGGTGCGAAAAGGTCAAtaaaatgcttcttttttgaaatcttGCCATTGCTGGCATTAATGGCACTGTTTGCATTGCTGGCATCACTTGCCCTATTTGCATTACTTGCATCACTTGCCCTATTTGCATCACTTGCCTTATTTGcgtgttttccatttttttccactttgatGGACTTTCGTTGCGTATTACTGTTTTCAATTGGGGGGATGCTGCCATTCttctctcctcctttttgctcttccttctccaggttgttctttttattcgtaattacttttttgccttcccccTTAGTTCTGCTGATTAAAaagtgtaaatattttcgaaacttttttttgtgaaatgaCATGCCGCAGGAGCTCTCCGGGGGGGCGTTGTTCTTCTGCCTATTCTTTTCcgagaaatatttaaaaaacttcATATGACTCATTTTGGAGGGGACTGATAGTTCTATGCGCTGCTTGTGTGTACATTCGTACGAAGATGCGGC
This genomic stretch from Plasmodium cynomolgi strain B DNA, chromosome 14, whole genome shotgun sequence harbors:
- a CDS encoding rac-beta serine/threonine protein kinase (putative); protein product: MSHMKFFKYFSEKNRQKNNAPPESSCGMSFHKKKFRKYLHFLISRTKGEGKKVITNKKNNLEKEEQKGGEKNGSIPPIENSNTQRKSIKVEKNGKHANKASDANRASDASNANRASDASNANSAINASNGKISKKKHFIDLFAPSKHVKMRKHSNCLMKKEGVSRNSVERTKLFKLNYDYHNKRRGHLFKFPFLKRNNYKNEEIEDFMQMNTTAGLEFSTDSQMNNYKNQVDRRYGWAPSYGIRNFCKMYSKGGIFQNSKNAHGENGDMLTNNMYMYAKTILEEQGRGGMRKQKSATPAKKAEAAKSSKFKGF